One Citrus sinensis cultivar Valencia sweet orange chromosome 5, DVS_A1.0, whole genome shotgun sequence genomic window, TTACTAATTATACACCgttcataaattattattaaatatctaTGTTACTAAATCAACCTAATCCAAGTCACCCATTAGTTACAAATCTAAGGACTAATAAATgatgtaaaattaaatgtaattttaaggGGCCATTGATCCGTcctcaaatataaaataagtgaATCTGTTACCACATCAAAGTAAAGCACaagttaaaagacaaaaaactatatatttcaatataatGCGATTTATTTTTCCCTTAGTGTAATGAAATCTGTattgtttttatcttttacattgTCCTATAGTTGTGATCATAGGAAGTTGGTTAGCATCTCTTGCTCCCAAATGTGTATGTCTTGTGAGGGTGGTGGTTTGGGGTTGGGGAATTTATTTAGTCTTAATTGTGTAGCTTCGCTCACTACTGCCTGGAGTATTTTCACTACTCACTAAATCTGAAGCTGATTTGTTAGAGCTCGCTTGAAGTTGTCTCTTCACTACTCTTGGATTCAGACACATTGTCTGTCTTCTATTGGGATCCGTTTGAAGATTGTAATGCCTCATTTGATTGTGGGTTGCCATTGGTAGATTGGGAACGGCTTGTCAGTTAATCTGTGGACAGATCATGTGAGGTTTACACAGTCTATATCACAATTTATCGgcaatgataatttaaatttgtgtgCGCCAGTGAGTTCTTTAATTTAGAATGGCAAATGATAGATCCCTTCTATGTTTCGTGAGATGTTCCCTCAACTTATTCATGGAATTGTGGCCACTCTGTGAGTGCTGAGCTCCATTTACAAGATGCTGCGGCTTATTTTGAGGATTGTCATCAAGTTCAGCCTTGGGGCTCTTTAATTTGGGTGATTTATTCCTTCTCAGTTTTGTTGTGGCGTTTgttatataatcatttgaatacACAAGACAATCTTTGGCGCCCTGATTTTTTCATTGTTTCTTGCTGCCCCCTCTGTAAGAATGACGCAGAGATGGCTTCTCATTTGTTCCTCGGTTGTCCTTATGCTCAGCATCTTTGGCGTTGGCTTGTTGCCGCGTTCAGGTGGTGGTTCCCTGTTATGGTGATATTCAGCAGCTTCGGGATTTGATCAAATTTCCTTCCATTGCTATTTCTGATGCTGCTCTTTGGCGTGCTGCCACCTTTACTATGATTTATTATGTTTGGATGTCTCGCAATAAGCTGCTCTTTGACAATGAGTCTTGGCCTGTGTAGCGGGAACAAACTTTGGTGATTGCTCATTTGCATGTTATCAAGAAATTCATCCCTGGCACTTGTTGATGTTCATTACCTATTCATGCTCTTTTGTGTATGCATGCTTCAATTTCTCGTTATTGCCACCGTTTTTCAGAATTCTACTACACCATTAtggattaaaataaatactgaTGGCATGTCAAAGGGAAATCCAGGCTCTGTGGCTTGTGGATCTGTTTTCCGTGGCTTCAATGGGGCTTTTCATGGTGGTTTCTCTATGCCTTCGGGGGTTCAgacttctttctttctttcttttatgtgCTAAAATTTTAGCTATTGTGAAAGCAATAGAGATTGTTGTTGTGAAGGTGTGGACTCATGTCTAGAATTTGAAAGTGATTCTAGTGCTGCTCTTGCATGCCTTTCCAAAAAAGGGTTTAAGCCGCCTTGGGGACTGCGAATCCAATGGCTCAACTGTATGAATGTGATTTGTGGTATTCACTTTTATTCTTCTCATATTCATCATGGAGGTTATTCAGTAGCAGATAGTTTAGCTTCCTTGGGACGATCCGCCAaactctgttttttttttttttttttgaaaaggaaTACTAACTTTCATTCAAACAAAAGAGTTGAATACATTCATAATTTCGATTGGAAAAGAACCCAACCAAACAATAGCTTCTAAGTGATCAAAGGCTAATCTATCCAATGAGTGGGCAATCGCATTACAAGATCATGGTGTATAATGACATTTAACCTTGCGGAGATCCTTAAGCTTGTTTTGAATCTCTGAAATGACCCAGTAAATCTCATTCTTGCTACCCTTTTTGTTGTTAATTAAATCAGCCACCATTTGAGAATCAgtttcaataattaaagaggATAACCCTGCATCCACAGCTGCTTGTAAACCCCATCTTACTGCTTCAGCTTCCGCATACGATACATTCCCATGAAGCCTTGAAGTCTTAACAGCAGCAGCTATGATATTCCCCGTTGCATCTCTAATCACTGCTCCCAATcctgatatatttttttccttgctTATGGCTGCATCAACGTTCACCTTGAACCAGTTTTGCGGTGGAGGAATCCAAGCTTTGGctgttttcttctctttgtcAACTCCACAAGTCAGTCCTAAAGGCTTTACTCTCTAATAAGCTTCTAACAATGCTTCTGCCTTTGTTACTGACATCTGATAACCAGGCTTCTTTGCTTCAAATAAGAGTTTATTTGTTGCTGTCCAAATAGTCCAGCAAGTGACAGCTAACAGCTCGAAATCTGctttgttcattttctttgctAGGTCTTGGAAAACCGTAAGCATATCTGGGCCTACCATATCCTTAAAGCTTTCTGCAAATTTGGTGTGTTCCCAGGTTTTCTGGGCTGCCTTGCATTCCACCAAAGCATAAAAAATGTTCTCAGTTCGGTTACCACAAATTTGATAGAAAGGCTCATGCAGCACCTTTTTCCTCCATAAGTTCACAGCTGTTGGAAGCAAATTTTGAGTATCTCTCCATAGAAAGATCTTGATTTTTTCTGGGATGTTGAGAGTCCAAATGACTTTCCACTAGTTGCTGCTGTTCACTGAGCTGCTTGGGGTATCTGGAACCTTCAGCTTGAGGGCTATTTGGTATCCGCTTTTGACAGGGTATTCTCCTTCCCTGTCATAATGCCAGATTACTTGGTCTCTGCTATGATTTATGGGCAGGGGGATATTCATAATTGCATCTGCATCTTCCTACACAAATTATTCATAAAGCAAGGCTTCTTTCCATTGGTTATCATTTGTTATTAGCTCAGAGACTGTAGTTTTACTTGGAAGTGTTGGTAATGAGATTGGTTTAAAAGTAATTGGTTGAGAAATCCAAATATCTTTGTAAACCATCACCTAATCACCCCCACCAATCCTCCATTTGTAGCCTTTGAGGATAACTTCTCTACCCCATAAAATGCTCCTCCAGATATAAGAAGGTTTTGAGCCTACGGTTACTTCCATGAATTTCCCATACTTGAAGTATTTGGcttgtaaaactttagccACCAGTGATTTGGAATTCTGAATAATCTGCCACCCTTGCTTCGCTACCAATGCTTGATTAAAGCTCGAGAAGTCCCTGAAACCCAAGCCACCACGACTTTTAGCTTGACTTAACTTATACCAGCTAGCCCACTGTATGGTTCGCTTATCTTCTTTACTTCCCCACCAGTACCTAGCAATTGCTTTCTGGATGTCGTTACAAGTGCCCACTGGTAATTTGAAAACACTCATGGCATAGACTAGCAACGCTCGTGCTACTGCTTTGATGAGCACTTCTTTACCCCCACTCAAATAACATTTATGCTCCCAACTTGATATTTTGCTCAGGATCTTGAGCTTTATCTCATTGAAGAAGGATTTCATTTTTCACCCAATCATAGAAGGTAGCCCCAAGTACTTCTCATGCTTTGAAAGTTTGAAACCACCTTGAGCTTGAATAAGTTCTTAATGGTCGAAATTTGATCATCTTTCACATTGTGgctgaaaaatattaatgactTGTCGAAATTAAAAATCTGCCCGGAAGCCGTAGCATAGCAATAAAAAATTCCTTTGAGATGCATACAATCCTCCTTCGAAGCTCTTGCAAAAATGAGACTGTCATCAGCGAATAACAGATGGGAAATGGTGATATTGTTGCCGAATTTCAGCCCATGTATCAGCCTCTGACTTTCAGCTTGCATAAGGAGATTTGAAAAAACCTCTGCAcataaaatgaacaaatatgGAGAGAGAGGACACCCTTGTCTTAGCCCTCTTTGAGGCTTAATCAAACCCCTCGGCACACCATTAATGAGGACTGAGAAAGATGTTATGGTTATGCAGCCCATTATCAGCTCTACCCACTTATTAGAAAAGCCTAGCTTCAATATTGTTTTCTCTAAAAATTGCCACTCCACCCGATCATAGGCTTTGCTTATATCAAGCTTTAATGCCACTAACCCATTCTTTTTCCCCTTACTATGTCTGATTTTATGCAAGCATTCATACCCAATAATGATATTGTCAGTGATTAATCTATTgggaataaaagcactttgtGCTGGGGAGATAACATGCTAAAGAATATGTTTCAACCGATTAGCTATGGCTTTTGTaataatcatataaataaCATTGCATAGACTAATGGGTCTGAAATCAGTAACTTTGCTAGGCTTTcctattttcataattaaagcAATGTAGGTGTGATTTAATGGAGCAATGGTAGCTTTCTCGTTAAGGATATGCAAACAGGTACTGACGACTCCTGTTTTGACTGACTGCCAATGCCTTTGGAAGAAAACAGCATGTAATCCGTCCGGTCCCAGAGCTTTGGTGGGGCACATCTGAGCTAAAGTCTCTGTTACCTCCTCATCTGTAAATGGTTGATCAAGCTCATCATTCATTGCAGCACTGACTTTTGGATTTAACCACTTTAAAGCAGCTTCTAATTGATCTTGAGTTGGATTCGaggtagaaaataaatttgcgAAGCATCCGCCTTGGGGACTGCGAATCCAATCTCTGTTAAAAGTTGTCTTTCTGAAGATGCTTTGGGGTTGCCTTAATATAGGTTTCGGTAGTCTTTTTTGTAcatcatttttctcttcttgcctaaatatagatttttcatcatgcaataacatttttaaagccatttacataaaaaaaaagaaggaaccGACAGTGTCAAGTGTGTGGGTAGTAGACGAAAAATCAACGACTGATGTTTAATTTAGATTAGTGGAAACAGATTAACGCCTATGGTTCAATTGTGAGAATAACGGGGGAGCTTTGATTCATGCAGATTTGATAATTGGTGTGTAAATTCTAATGCTATGGGTGTTAAAGTGCAAGTGtgcacaacaagtaatataataatgagtattcaagatcgtctctgtagggattgatgttatcagatttgctACAATAATTCAGACAAGGCagtttagattaaattaaaataaaataattaaagaaactaataagctaactaaattaaaaatgcatcTTAAATCTAACACAAAGATGCAATCAATAAGAAatgagtagttgagtgattaaactcacttaatggttttgactatttttctaattaagaaCATGCTGCTACAACATTtactacagcactgggcaAAATCCCTCATGCATCTTCAGTTGTCGcctgttggatatcttatatgcAATCAAAATTCCCATTGCAAGGAGGAATCGACATTTATCACTTCCCATTAGATATAGCATTATGCATTCTAGGTTCCAATCACCCTGTAAGAGGAATCCCTATGTCTAGCTCTTCACTAATCTTATATCAAGTATGGCCCGTTTCAAATTGAGATTAACTCAACTTGGaaaactcaatctaaaatcAAGTATTATCTTAATTTGTTCCACTAAGTTAGACATTTTTTAGGCTCCTTCTAAGCTAGTATCTActaaatgggtgatcaaccgaaataggaaattaaaaaaaatacaaataagaCAAATTGTTGCAACAAACACAGAGTAACACGCATATGTCAGTCAAACATCCATTAAGATCATTTATCACTCAATCACAATAAAATTCAGTTCatgatttgcaaaagaaaaataaataaaagagttttaGCCATCACATACATCcccatgaataaattaaaaaaaaaaagaacaagaaggATTGATTTTCAATGGATCTCTGTGTTTTCTCCTCTAGTGCAGCcttcaatctctctcttgaattttgtttttcttttgtttctttgtagtttttctccttgggtgacggCTCTCCTCTTTTCTTTGTGTATATGCTCCTTTTATAACTTAGAATTAGGGCAACTAGATGTCTAGGGCGCGTATCTTCCATTTTAGGAACTCTATATTACAATCTTCTAAGTATCTCACGCGAAATCTTCTCTGTTAATGCTCCAGATTGCTACAACAACAAAGCTATAGCAACAGTGCTACAGTAGTGGCTTCAACACCTATACTGTTTCAgacttgtttcaattcttctatAACCAtgttttatccttatttttgcaTGCCTATTGTAACAGAATTCCTCCTTTGAAATTAGAGCTTCCggtcacctacaattatgcttAAGATCTAAGcacacaaattattctaaaacaacacaatttattaaaaataaactaaaatggatattcatgcaaaatataactaaaatgtaataaaaacatgtcatttactctctaagtaatcttgatttaaatctaaaagtgacatgataactctcatttcatagtgTTATCAATATcctttatattaattatcaaaGAAATACAATATCTTTTAATCACTTCAAGTGATTCTAGTATTTATGTAATCAAATTTCGTATTTATGACATTGCCGGTGATATTATTcccatttaattattaataataatatttttttttaaagtcaatgGTAACtgttagaaaagaaaaataataataatgtttcaatttccaaataatattttaattttgcacTTCTCAAAAAAGgaaatcttatttttaattagatgAATGAATAAATCGCGAATTCGCATTAACAGGATATGATCCATGCTATTGTTAACTGAACAAATAAtggttaaaaatatattaacagtTATGAAATGCcgaattttactttatttcatTCTGATGTCACGGGAGagtatacacacacacacacttttaGGTGCAGATGTCCTCAAACTTTCACGCGAATTTAAAATTTCCCAATAATGTGAAATctctatatacatatatacgtgtatatatatatatatctacaaATAAATACCACCTGTCATACTATTTAGAAAGTGTTCTTCTTGAAAAAAGCCGGTGCCTATTGGCTTTGTAAATAGGATTAAAAGCTTGAACAAGAGTAATGCTACTAGTCATGGAAAAAAggccccaaaaaaataattcagcaGGTGGCACAAAACCTTTAAAAGCTCAGGTGAGTTAAAATCAAGAGAAGACCCTTCTCTGACTCAAAACTCTTTATTAGAGCCATAACTGATGGATTCAAGATTGTAATGTCAAATCTCAGAAAAGGCGTTTAAGGGCTACAGAAAAGCCATTGAGGACATCCTGCGTCCTCAATGAATTAGCCAATGTTCGTTTTATTCATAATCCTTCATTTGCTGGTATTTCGGAACCGAGGGTGGATTTTGATTCAATCCCAAGTGGTTTCGGCATCGTATTCATCTTTTTTCACTAGCGGTCACTGGTAATCCTACTTCAAAACTTTGGGCTTTAAAGGATGAATCTATTGCTAATGACAGTGTTCTCTCCTGTACTGCTCAACCGGTGACAGAAAAGGTTCAGCTTGAGAATTGTTGGTGCTGCTTGTCATTTGTTTATTCAAGTGTTCTCTTCATAAATAGACGCATCTTACTAGCTGAGCTTCGGGAGATTCATGCTAACAAGTCAATGTTATTAGCTTAGGCTCTAATCAAAGGGTTATTAGATCTCGCTCTAATCAAACAACTCAATGAGGAGAATTTTGCTCTAATCCAAACAAttcaatgagatttttaataacGCGTTTAAGCGAGATTAGAGAGGGAGTTATAAAAGAGGAGttttattagataattgaAGATGAGGTTATTAAAACAATAAGAGACCTCTCTGTTGTTTCTTCCTAGCTCTTTGTTGAGAGCCCCTTTgtaaccaaaaacaaaaagagacttctctatttataatacaGGAAACTTACTCCCCTGGATTAActtataaaggaaaattaaatcacACTACTAAAGAAATAGTCTTTAAGTTTAATGAAAGTGAAGGAGGGTATGAAGATGAACAGAAAAAAACAGCTCTCTAGCAACTTGCGGTACCGATTGAAGAAAAGGGAAACAAAACAATGATTGAAGAGTTAACGTCCGTTtgttaattttagaattttagatCACCCGAAATGATAAGTTTTCATGTTTAAGAATAGATCAAATTCTatccataaaattatttaatttccatttatCAAAATCTCCTATAAATCTTGGGAAAGATTAGATGAGTAATTTCTGGCAATCTTTGTGCTTGT contains:
- the LOC127902193 gene encoding uncharacterized mitochondrial protein AtMg00310-like — protein: MKSFFNEIKLKILSKISSWEHKCYLSGGKEVLIKAVARALLVYAMSVFKLPVGTCNDIQKAIARYWWGSKEDKRTIQWASWYKLSQAKSRGGLGFRDFSSFNQALVAKQGWQIIQNSKSLVAKVLQAKYFKYGKFMEVTVGSKPSYIWRSILWGREVILKGYKWRIGGGD